In Aerococcus loyolae, a genomic segment contains:
- a CDS encoding thiamine diphosphokinase: MIQRIIAVGSAIAHLDNPIIASYKNDPQVAWVGIDRGARELLRVGLPLNLAVGDFDSVTAEERQAIQEAAQECIILPSEKNDTDTEAALMEMMKKWPQSEHIIFYGMLGGRLDHTLNNLWMVYQDRFQPVISRLEFISDTNTVRFLEPGDHTVCPYEGMTYLSLISMGPVSGLTLKDVKYCLEDFASDKPRSFISNEFLPDGRPMSLSFTSGLLMVLQTRDAH, encoded by the coding sequence ATGATTCAACGTATTATTGCTGTGGGAAGCGCCATTGCCCATTTGGATAATCCCATTATTGCTAGTTACAAAAATGACCCCCAAGTAGCCTGGGTGGGAATTGATCGGGGGGCAAGAGAATTGCTCCGCGTCGGCTTACCCCTCAATCTAGCTGTGGGGGACTTTGATTCGGTGACCGCGGAGGAAAGACAAGCCATCCAAGAAGCGGCCCAAGAATGTATTATTTTACCCAGTGAGAAGAATGATACTGATACTGAAGCCGCTCTCATGGAAATGATGAAAAAATGGCCCCAGTCTGAACATATTATTTTTTATGGCATGCTGGGTGGCCGACTCGACCATACCCTTAATAACCTATGGATGGTTTACCAAGACCGTTTTCAACCGGTCATCTCTCGCTTAGAATTTATTTCCGATACCAATACAGTTCGCTTTTTGGAGCCTGGTGACCATACCGTTTGTCCCTATGAAGGCATGACTTATCTTTCCTTGATTTCTATGGGCCCCGTGAGCGGGTTGACCTTAAAAGACGTTAAATACTGCTTAGAGGACTTTGCCTCTGATAAGCCGCGGTCCTTTATTTCTAATGAATTTCTTCCTGATGGACGGCCCATGTCCTTAAGCTTTACTTCTGGGCTCTTGATGGTCTTACAAACCAGGGATGCTCACTAG